Sequence from the Candidatus Rokuibacteriota bacterium genome:
CTACGAGCGCCGCTACCAGAGCCGTGTCGTCTCCCAGCTCATGCGCCGGGCCCAGGAACTCGGCTACACCCTCACCAAAACCGCGGACGTCTCACCCCCTGCCGGTTCACCCGCGTGATGATGTTACTTGGAAGAGCAGGCTAAGCCATGCGGCGGCTGGCCCTCGTCACGCTGGCGCTCGTCCTCGCGGGCGCCGGCGTGCTGGCGGCATCGCCCGGCGACATGGCGCGCGTGGGCCCGGGAGTGCTCCGTCCGGTCTACGCGCCCGCACCCGGCGTGACGACGGTCGACGTCGCGGCCTTCACGCTGGACCGGCTGCCCGTGACCAACGGGGAGTTCCTGAGCTTCGTCACCGGGCACCCCGGCTGGCGGCGCGACCGCGTGGCCCGCGTGTTCGCCGACGACGGCTACCTGGCGCATTGGGCCGGACCGGTGGAGCTGGGGCCCGACGCCCGTCCCGATCAGCCGGTGACGCGCGTGAGCTGGTTCGCCGCCAAAGCCTACTGCAGTGCCCGGGGCAAGCGGCTGCCGACGGAGGCCGAGTGGGAGCTCGCGGGGGCCGCCGGAGACACGGGCCCGGATGGCGCGGCCGAGCCGGGGTTCCGGGAACGCATCCTGGCCTGGTACGCCAGGCCGGCGACGGCGAAGCTGCCCGCGGTGGGCAGCGGGCAGCCCAACTTCTGGGGGATCCGCGACCTCCACGGACTCGTGTGGGAGTGGGTCCTCGATTACAACAGCACGCTGGTCTCCGGCGACAGCCGGAGCGGCAAGAGCGCCGACCGCCTCCCGTTCTGCGGGACGGGCGCCTTCACCGCCGGGGACAACGAGGACTACGCCAGCTTCATGCGGCTGGCCTTCCGCAGCTCGCTCGAGGCGCGGTACACGACGCGCGCGCTCGGGTTCCGCTGCGCGGGCGACGTCGAGGTCGCTTCACGATGAGGGTCATGGCGATCGCCGCCGTCGCGGGCCTCCTGGCCGCCGGAGTCGCCGCCGCGCCGCCGGCAGCGGCCGAGGATCATCACCACAAGGCGATGGAGGCGGCCCCGCCGCGAGGGGACTCCATCTACGCGCTCTCGGCGTCGCTCGTGGACCAGCGCGGCCGGCCGGTCTGCCTGGACCTCTTCCGCGGCCATCCCGTGCTGATCAGCATGTTCTACGCGACCTGCCCGGACGCATGCCCGCTCCTGATCGCCGATTTGCAGCGGATCGAGCGCGAGCTGCCCCCTCGTATCAAAGCCGATCTCCGGATAGCCCTCGTGAGCCTCGATCCGGAGCGCGACACGCCGGACGCCCTCCGGGCGCTGGCTCGGGCCCGTCACGTGGACGAGTTCCGCTGGCGGCTGCTGCGCGCGCCGGAGGACACGGTCCGCGAGATCGCCGCGCTGCTCGGCATCAAGTACCGCCGGCTGGCCGACGGCAACTTCAACCACTCCTCGGTCATCACGCTGCTCGACCCCGACGGCGTCATCCTTGTGCGCGACGAGGGCATAGGGGGTTCGCACGCGACTCTCCTGCGGAGCCTGCGGGCCGCGCAGTCGGCTCCGAGCCGCTGAGGTCGGCTGCCGCCGCGGGGCGGGCTCGGGCTACGCGAGGAGACCGCGGTTCCGCGGGCTGAGCTTTATGCGCTCGGGCGTCCAGGGAGGATCGAAGGTGATGCGGACGTCCACGCTCAGGACGCCCGGCACGGCCGTGACGGTTTGGCGGATCCAGCCCGGCATCACGTCGTGGACGGGGCAGCCGGGCGCCGTCAGCGTCATGGTGATGGTGACGGCGCCGTTGACGATGTCGATGTCGTAGACCAGCCCGAGCTCGACCACCGACATGCCGAGCTCGGGATCGAGCACGCCGCCGAGCGCCTCGAGCACCTGCTCGCGCGTCGGCGCGTCCGAGGAGCCGGCGATGGCGGGCGCGCGGTCGAAGGCGCTCATGCCGTGCGCGCGCCTGCCGCGGCGGCGGGCCGCCGTCCGCACGGCGCCATGTGGTGAAGGACGCGCGCGACCGCGGCGGCGAAGCAGACCGCGCCTGCGGCGAGTATCACGCCCGCAGCGCCGATGAGGCGCGCGTGGCCGGTGGCGAGCGCCGCGGCCAGGGCCGTGACTCCACCGGTGAGGAGCGCGTACGCGAGCCCTTCGGCCGCGGGCCAGCCCAGCTGCGCCAGCGTCGGCACGGGGGCGCGGCCGGCAAGGGGGCTGTAGATCCGGTACCAGACGAGGAACGGGATGATCTTCAGCATCATCCCCACGATGGTGAGCGAGACCCAGCCTCCCAGCGCGAGGACCGCATAGGCCAGCGCGGCGCGCGGTCCCGAGAGGAGGTCGAAGGCCAACCCGAGCCCCACGGCCCCGGCCGCGATCAGGAACACCGAGCCCGTCAGCACGAAGCGGAGGCCCCAATCGAGCGCGGGGCGCTTGCGGTCACGGGCCATGCGAGACACCCACGTGAGATGCGCCGCCGCGGCGGCGGCGATCGCGATCGCGCTGGGCGCGACGAGCGCGGGGGCACCGAGCAGGCCCGTGACGACCGCGGGCACGCCGAGTGCCAGTCCCCAGAACTGGACCCGCTCGGGCCAGCCGCTGGGCTCGGGCGCCAGCAGGAACATCGGGTAGACCCGCGCCGCGACACCGATGAGCATGGGCGCTACCCAGCCCAGGAGCGCCAAGTGGAAATGGGCGTGGAGCGTCGGGAAGAACCCGCCCGGGAGGAACTTCCAGATCCTGTCCGCGCCCAGGACGAGCCCGAAGACAACAGTCAACCCGAGTCCCGTGAAGGCCATGGCGATGAAACGCGCCGTGAAGGTCCAACGCTCGACGCTGGAGAGCGTCAGCGCCACGTTGACGAGATGCATCGCCACGCCCGCGCCCACCATCGCGGCGGTCATGAGGAGCCCGGGCCACCGGCCGATGTAGAAGTGCGCCACCATGCCCGCGATGCCGACCGCCAGGATCCAGAACTGCCAGCGGGCGAGCCGCTGGCTCCACACGGGACGCTCGAGCACGATGGGGATGAGCTGGTACGAGGCGCCCATGATGCTGAGCGTGATCCACCCCAGCGTCACCGTGTGGGCCAGCGCGGTTAGGCGCGGGTGGTAGTAGTGCCCCGCGAGCTCCGGGGCGAGCGCCGGCACGGCCGCGCAGGCCAGGACGAAGGCCGCGACGGCGGTCACGAGATAGGACAGGGGTAGTGTCGGCGACGGCGCCTTGGCCGTGCTGGGCCCAGCCCCCGTCACGGCGGTGCTGCTCCCGGGCAGCGGACCACGATGCGCACGAGGCCGGGCTCGACCTCCTCCGTGTCGTGCAGGAAACCGCGTTCGTCGAGCTGCGGGTAGAGGAGCATGGGCCGCCGCTCGTGGAGCACGACGAGGCGCTGCCCGGGCGCGAGCGTGTCGAGCCGCTCGAGGATCTGGACCATGGGCTCCGGAGGCTCGAGCCCGCGCACGTCGAGAACGGCCATGTCACCCTCGGCGGACGCGGCGGCGCGCGCGCCCGCGACCGCCTCCGCCGGCGCGGAGGGCTCGCGGTAGAACCAGACGGTCCAGTCGTCCGGCGCGCTCTGCTCGCTCCAGCTGGCGAAGCCGCGCTTGCCGAGCGCGGCAAGGAGCGGCACGGGCTCGAAGGGCGCGCGCAGGACGAGCGCCTGCTCCGGAGTCAGCGCCTTGACGGTCGCCATGATCCTGGCGAACGGCTCCTGGCCGCGGCGGATGTCCTCCCGAACGTCGAGGTGGACCTCGTTCGCCGCGGTCACCCGGCGGAGCGCCTGCGGGCGGTCTGCCACGACCTTACGCCTTCACGGCCGCGGGGCGGTTGAGCGCGTCCAGCAGCGCGTCGAGCGCGACGCCCGCCGAGGCGGCGGCCTCGCGCAGTGTCAGGTGCGCTCCACAGCAGTGGTTGATCCCCATCTCCTTCATGATGTCGAGGGCCCCAGCGTAGTGGTGGGCGACGTCACCTACTGTGAGATCGGCGGTGATGGGCGCGCCCGTGGCTTGAGCCGTCGCGGGCGAATTGGATTGGCAGCCGCATTCGTGAGCCATGGTGTTCTTCCTCCTTGCTGGGAAGGTTACGCCACGGCGCTGGAGGCGCCTATGACGGCGGTCATAGGTGGTGAAGCAATGGACAAGCGGCGGGGATCAGTGCTGGGCTGCGGCGGGGGGCATGCGGACGCGGCGCCACATGTTGACGACGAAGAGCAGCGCGCCGCCGAGCTGGCCGAGACTGCCGGCGGCGATCGCGAGCCGGAGCGCGGGGGCGGGCGAGAGCCCCGCCCACAGCTCGGCTGCGGCGCGCACCGCGGTGGAGACGGCCATCATCCAGTAGACGGCTTCCGCCAGCTCCGGCCGGTAGCGCGTGTCGTCCTTGGCCGGTCTCGGGAACATCCACGTCGCCACGCCCATGACCATCATCAGCATGAAGCCCACGAGAAGCAGGTGGACGTGCGCGGTGATGAAGAGCCTCGGCGGGTAGCGGCCCGCCAGGAACTCGGCGGCGACGATCCAGCCGCCCAGGAGGAGCCCGGCCAGGAGGAAGACGAAGCTCGTCTTGATGTAGCGGCGTACCAGCGGCGTCACGGCGCCTCAGTCCTCGGGCTCGCCCGCCGCGATTTCGGCGAGCGCCGTCGTGTCGGTGATCACCAGGCGGCCGCCCTCGTCGATGACGAGCCCCGTCTTGAGCCAGCGGCTCACCACGCGGATGGCGGTCTCTACCGTCGTGCCCGTCATGTCGGCGAGGCTCTGCCGCGTGAGATGGAAGGGCAGGGCCAGCCCCGCCTTGGTGCGCGCGCCGTCGCGCTCGGCCAGCCGGAGGAGCGTCGCGGCCAGCCGCGCCTCGACCGGGTCCACGGACAGCGACTTGACCGAGTCGTGAGCTTCGCGAAGCCTCCGCCCGATCATGAGCGCCATCTCCTTGATCACGACCGGGTGTCGCTCGCTCGCGGCGATCAGTGCGTCGGCCGGGATCTTGAGCACGGTGGTGGGCTCGAGGGCCTGGGCGGCGGCGGGATACGGGCGCTTCTCGATGACAGCGACGCCGCCGAAGATCTCTCCGCGGCCCAAGAGCTCGAGCACGACGTCCTTGCCCGTGCTCGAGTGCCTCACGATCTTCACGCGCCCCGACGTGACCACGCAGAGCCAGCGCGCCGGGTCGCCCTCCATGAAGACGTACTCGCGCGTCCGGTATGTGTCCTCGCGGGCCGCTCCGGCCAGGGCCTCGATCTCCTTGGCGGGCAGCCCGGCGAAAACGGGGTTGGACTTGAGCGCCGTCACCCGCTCGCCCGTGGGCATGGCGAGACGATAACACGGTGCGCCGCGCCCCATCCGTGGCGCCGCTGCCCCATCCGCGCGCGGGGGCGGAACGCTAACGGCGCGAAATCATGGCTCGGGTCCGTGGCACCCACGTTGCACTGCTCATGGCCGGCAGTGATCACTCCGTCCAGGGAGGCAGCCATGCATGTCAGCGAGTTGATGAGCCGAAACGTAGTGACGATCAGGGCCGACGATTCCTGCCTCGAGGCGGTGGCGCGGATGCACGGCGCGCGCGTCCGGCACCTGCCCGTCGTGGGTGCCGAAGGCGGCCTTATCGGGGTGGTGACCGACCGCGACCTGCGCCACCATCTCTTCGCCCCGCGCGTGCTGAAGGATGTGGGCACGATCGCCGTCGACATCATCCTCAAGGCGGTGCCGGTGAAGGACGTCATGTCCTCGCCCGTCATGAGCGTGCCCGCCAAGGCCGACGTCGTCGAAGCGGCGCGCATCATGCTGGAGGACAAGGTCGGCTCCCTCCCGGTGGTTGAAGGCGGGAAGGTCGTCGGCATCGTCACCGAAACGGACGTGCTGCGGCAAATCTGCAAGGTCGACGCCGCGTGCTCCAAGGACGTCGCCGAGATCGTCGTTTCCTACCCGTGACGGGCGGCCGGCTCGCCCGCGCGGCGCTCGAAGAGCAGGGTGACCACGCCGGCCTCGAGGTGCCGCTCCCGGATCTCGGTGAAGCGCGTGAGCAGGCCGAGCATGCGCGTGTTGTCGGCGAGCACGTAGGCGCAGAAGCGGTGGATGCCCCGCGCCTCGGCGGCCTCGAGCAGGTGACGCAGGAGGATCGCGCCAAGGCCCTGGCCCTGCAAGCCGTCCTGGACCACGAAGGCGACCTCGACCGTGTCGAGGTTCTCCGTGGGCTCGTAGCGGCCCACGCCGACCAGCTCCGGGGCGCCGGCCGGCCCGCGCTCCGCCACGAGCGCCAGCCGGCGCCGGTAGTCCACGGTGGCGAAGAGGCGCGCCCAGTCAGGCGGCAGGCGCTTCATGACGGTGAAGAAGCGCTGGTAGGCGCTGTGGCGGCTCAGCCGGTCGTAGAAGTCGATGAGGCGCGGCGCGTCTTCGGGACGTATGGGGCGGAGATGAAGCTCCGTCCCATCCTTCAGTGTGACGTCACGCTCCAGCTCCCGCGGATAGTCCGATTCCCCCACAATGCATGATTCTAGCCCAGGGCTCACCGCCACGAGCGCAGTCCCTTGGCACGCACTCGACGCCACCGAGGTGGCGGCCTTACTGGCCGCTGATCCCGGAGTCGGCCTGTCCCAGGACGAAGCCCGGGCGAGGCTCGTGCGGGTGGGGCCGAACCGCGTCGGCGAGCACCGCGAGAGGCCGATCTGGCGGCTCGTCCTTGATCAGTTCGCGAGCCTCGTCGTCCTGCTGCTGCTCGGCGCCGCGGCCGTCGCCTGGAGCCTCGGCGAAGGTCTCGAGGCCGTGGCGATCCTGGCTGCGCTCGTCCTCAACGCCGCGATCGGCGCAGGCTCCGAGTGGCGGGCGCGGCGCTCTCTCGCCGGGCTCCGCGCCCTGGCCGTGCCCCGGGCCTTGGCGTGGCGAGACGGACATCCGCTCTCCGTCCCGACTGCCGAGCTTGTGCCCGGCGACCTCATCGTGCTCGAAGCGGGAGCCCAGGTTCCCGCGGATGCCAGGCTTGTCAGCGCCGCCGCGCTGCGGATGAGCGAGGCCGCACTCACCGGAGAGAGCCTCCCGGTGGGCAAGAACGCGCAGGCCCGTCTTGCATCCGCCACGCCGCTGCCCGAGCGATGCACCATGGTCTATCTCGGCACCGGCGTCCTCGCCGGCGCCGGCAGGGCCATGGTGACGGCGACGGGCCTCGCCACCGAGCTCGGCAGGATCGGTCAGATGGTCGCCCTCGCGGGCGAGCGCGCGACGCCGCTCGAGGCGCAGGTGGAAGCTCTCGGGCGGCGCCTCGTCGTGCTGGCGATCGGCATCTGCGCGGTGGTCGGCGTCGCCGGCATCCTTCACGGCGAGTCGATCGGGCTCATGCTCGAGACCGCCATCAGCCTTGCCATCGCTGCCATCCCCGAAGGGCTGCCTGCGATCACCACGGTGGCGCTGGCCGCCGGACTCTGGCGGCTCGCGCGCGCCGGCGCCCTCGTCCGGCGGCTGCCTGCCGTTGAGACCCTTGGATCCACGACGGTGATCTGCGCCGACAAGACCGGCACCATGACCGAAAATCAGATGACCGTGACGCGCCTCGTGCTCGGCGGGCGCTCGCTCGCCGTTTCGGGCGGCGGCCGCTCCGCCGCCGGCGCCATCACCGAGGACGGCGCGCGCGTGGACGCCCCGGCTGATCCTCAGGTCCGACTGCTGCTCACCGCCGGGGTGTTGGTCAACGACGCGCACGCCGCGCCTGGGGATGACGGGCTCGCGCTCGGCGGCGATCCGACCGAGGCCGCGCTGCTGGTGGCGGCGCTCAAGGCTGGGCTCGATCCCGCGGCGCTTCGGCTGGCCTGGCCGCGCCGCCGGGAGATTCCGTTTGACCCCGGCGCGCGGCTCATGACGACATTCCACGAGGGCCCCGAGGGGCGGCGCGTCCTCTTCGTCAAGGGTGGGCCGGGCGCGGTGCTGGATCTTTGCACGCGCCGCGAGAGCGCGGCGGGCCCGGTGCCGATCACGGATGTCGAGCGCGGACGCATCCGGGCGGACAACGACGCGCTCGCGGCCGACGCCCTGCGAGTGCTCGCTGTGGCGTGGCGTCCGGAAGGCTGGCCGGCCGAGGGTCTTCCCGTCGACCTCGTCTTCCTCGGGCTCGTCGGGCTCGCCGATCCCATCCGTCCCGGAGTCGAGGAGGCCATCGGGCGCTGTGCCCGTGCCGGCATTCGTACGGTCATGCTGACAGGCGACCAGCGTGCCACGGCAGAGGCCGTCGGTCGCCGGCTCGGACTGCCGCCGGAAGCGATCCAGAGCCGCGTCACGCCCGAGGGCAAGATGAGGCTCGTCGAGGAGCTGCAGGGCCGGGGCGAGGTGGTGGCGATGACGGGCGACGGTGTCAACGACGCGCCCGCGCTCGCACGCGCGGACATCGGCGTCGCGATGGGCCGCGCCGGGACGGATGTGGCGCGCGAATCCGCCGACCTCGTGCTGACCGACGACAACTTCGCCACGATCGTGCGGGCCGTGGAGGAGGGGCGCGTCATCTACGCCAACCTCCGGAAGACCATCCACTTCCTGTTCTCCTGCAACCTCTCCGAGATCCTCACCATTTTCGTGGCGATTCTCCTGGGCTACCCGACACCGCTCCTTCCCCTGCAGATCCTCTGGATCAACCTGGTCACGGACACCCTGCCGGCGCTCGCCCTCGTGCGCGACCCGGCCGAGCCCGATATGATGACGCGCGCTCCCCGCGATCCCGCCGAGGCGCTCGTGACGTGGAACTTCGGGCTTCGGATTCTGATCGAGGGGGCGCTGCTGGCGGCCGGTGTCCTCAGCGCCTATCTCTGGGCCGCGTGGCAGGACGGTCCAGGGCCCCGTGCGAGCACCATGGCCTTCGTCGCCATCGTGCTCATCCACCCCTTCCAGGCGATGCACTGCCGCTCTCCTCGGACGCCCTGGTGGCGGCTTCCGGTCAACCCGCTGAGCTGGATGTCGCTGATCGTCCTTGTCGCGCTCCAGTGGGCCGCCGTCGGGTACCTGCCGATGAATCGGCTGCTGAGCACCGAGCCTCTGGCCCTGAGCGACTGGGCTGTCGTGTCCGCCGCCATCCTCTGGCCCGTCGCTCTGGTGGAAGCCGCCAAGGCCTGGGGTTGGTTGGTACCACTGGGGCACGCCCGCCCCAAGCGGAATGGCCCGGAGCCGGGCGGGCGCGACGAAACCCTCCGAAATCCTTGACCGCGGGCCTTGGCATGTCCGTTGCTCCTTTGGAGAGAGGGAAGGCTCCCCCTGAGAGGACAAACCATGGTTATCGACATCCACGGAGTGGAGAAGGACAGGGCGCTGCGCGCCCGGGCGGCCAAGGTGGTCGGCGCGGCGCTTGAGCCCATCAAGCTGGCGCCCATCCGGGCGAATGTCACGTTCTTCGACGACAACGGTCCCAAGGGCGGGCTGGGCATGCGCTGCGCGATGGACGTGCGGCTGCCCTATCGCCCGGCGATCCGTGTCGAGCAGGTGGCCGAAACGACGCGGCTCGCCTTTGACGGCGCCTTCGCCGCGCTCGAGCGCCAGTTGGAGCGTTATCGCGAGCGGGCTCGCGACAGCCAGCGGCATCCGAAGAAGTACTTCGTCGCCAAGCGTCTGCTGGCGGGCGGCCTTCAAACGCCGGCCCGGTCCAGGCGCGTCAGGCGACGGAAGGAGGTCTAGGGCCATGAAGCGCATCGTCGTCCCGCTGGATGCATCCCCGGTCGCCGAATCAGTGCTGCCCGTGGTGGCTGATCTCGCCCGCGCCGGAGGCGGCTCTATCCGGCTGCTGCGCGTGGAGCCGGTGCCCGACAACCGCGTCGGTTTCGATCGGCGCGTTGTCGCCTACGCCGACCAGGAGATGGCGCGGCTCGAGGCGGAGGGGCTCGACTATCTCAAGACGGTCGCGGCGCGGCTGGGCGGTATCTCCATCGAGTCGTGCGTCCGGTTCGGCGACCCGCTGACCGAGATCCTGAAGGAGGCGGCCGCTTTCGACGCCGACCTGATCGCGGTGACCACGGCCTGCAGGAGCGGTCTCGGTCGGACCGTGCTCGGCAGCGTGGCCGAACGCGTCTTCCGCAAGGCCGAGACGCCCGTGCTCCTCTACCGGCCCAGCCGGGCCGACCTCGCCTGACGCCATGGGAGCCCCTGCGATGGACCTGCGCACGCGTATGGCTGAGCTGGCCAAGATCGGCAAGGCGGACACTCCGGTAGTCAGCGTCTATCTGGACACCCGCTGGAGCGACGAGCACCAGCGGGACCGCGTCCGCATCTTCCTCAAGAACGAGATCGCCAAGGCGCGGGAGGCCCGCGGCCGCCGCGCCGCCCCGGCCGATCTCGACTGGATCCAGTCCGCGGGCGACGAGCTGGTCTCCCAGGCGGCCGTCCCCGACACGCGCGGCGTGGCGCTCTTCGCCTGCGCGTCCGTCGGGCTGCGCGAGCTGCTGCGCTTCCGCGTGCCGTTCGCCAACGCCTTCACCGTGGACGACACGCCGTTCCTGGCGCCGCTGGCCGAGGCCGTCCAGCAGACGCTCTCCACGCTCGTCGCTTTCGTGGACACCGAGAGCGCCCGCCTGATGCACGTGACCCGCGAGGGTCTCGGCGAGGAGGTCGCTCTGGCGACCGACATGCCGGGGCACCACAGCCGGGGCGACGAGTGGGTGCAGTTTGCGAAGTCGCGCTACGAGCGGCATATCCGCGAGCACCGCGGTCGTCACTTCGCCGCGGTGGCCGAGAGCCTCGGCCAGCTCATCGACGCGCACGGTGTGGAGCGCATCGTGCTGGCCGGGGAGCCCAAGAACGTCTCTGCGCTCCGCCGCGAGCTGCCGCCGCGGATCGGCGCCCATATCGTCGGCGACGTCTCGGCGGCCCGGCACGAACCCTCGGCCGTCATCGTGGGCCGCGCCGTCGAGCTGGTCGCGTCCCTCGACGCCTCCAGCGATGTCCCGACCGTGGACGCCGTCCTGACCGAGGCGGCCAAGAGCCGACAGGCGGTGGCCGGGGTGGAGGAGACGGTCGAGGCGGTCAACAGGGGAGCGGTCCGTTGGCTGTACGTGCTCCGCGGCGTGCGCGCTCCGGCGAGCGCCTGCCCCGGGTGCGGCGCGCTGTTTCCCGGCGTGGCCGAGGACTGTCGGGTCTGCGGCAAGGCGCTTCAGGCGGTGGAGCTGGGCGAGACCCTCGTCCACCGCGTGCTCGCGGCGGGCGGTACGGTGGACACCGTCGAGGCGCACCAGGGCCTGGCGGCGGTAGGCGGCGTGGCGGCTCTGCTCCGCTACCCGCTCTGAGACAGCCGTGCGAGTGGCAGGCGCGTCATGATGGCCCACCGGCTGGCGCCCGAAGAGCTGCGGGTCGTCTGCGACCCTGCGACGCTGCCGTTCGTCTCCACGGCCGAGCTGCCGCCGCTCGACGGCATGATCGGCCAGGATCGCGCGGTGAGCGCCACGACCTTCGGCGTCGGCATGCGCGAGGTGGGCTACAACCTTTTCGTCCTCGGGCCCTCGCGCACCGGCAAGACCTCGGCGATGAAGCGGGTCCTGGCCCGCGCGGCCGAGCCCGAACCGGTGCCGCCCGACTACTGCTACGTGCACAATTTCGAAGATCCCTACCGGCCGGTGGCGCTCGAGCTGCCGGCTGGGCGGGGGCGCGCGCTGCGCCAGGCCACGGAGCGGCTGACCGGGGAGTGCAGGACGCGCGTCCCGCGGGCCTTCGAGGGGGAGGAGTTCGAGCGGCGGAAATCGGAGGTCCTGGAGCAGCTCACCCGGGGCCAGCACGAGGAAATCCGGCGCCTCGAGGAGGCCGCGCGCGCCGAGAAGTTCGCCGTGCTCCGCACGCCGGCGGGGCTGGCGATCGCGCCCGCCCCCCAGGGCGAGCCGCTGACCTCGGAGGAGTTCGCGGCCCTCCCCGATGCGGCAAAGGAGCAGATCGGCGCGCAGGGCAGCGCGCTCCAGGACCGCGTGGACGCGACGGTCCGGGAGCTGCGTCGGCTCGAGCGCGAGGCGCGGGAGGCGCAGGAGAAGCTCGTCGGCGAGGTCGCAGCGGCGGCCATCCGGCCGCTCATCCAGGAGCTGCGCGAGGAGTTCACCGGGCTGCCGGGCGTCGAGCGCTACCTGGGACACGTGGAGGCCGACCTGATGGCCCACGCCGAGGAGTTCCGAGCGCTCGAGTCGGGCAAGCCGGCTTTCCCGCTGTTCGTTTCCCCGGGGGCCTTTCTCGAGCGCTACCAGGTCAACGTGCTCGTGGACCGGAGCGGCGCCCGCGGGGCGCCTGTCGTCTTCGAGCAGGTTCCGACCCACCGAAACCTCTTCGGCCGGGTCGAGCACCGCGCGCAGTTCGGCGCGCTCGTCACCGACTTCACGCTCATAAAGCCGGGCGCCCTCCACCAGGCCAACGGCGGCTACCTGATCCTCGCGGCCGTGGACGTGCTGCGGGCCGTCCTCGCGTGGGACGCGCTCAAGAAGGCGGTCAAGAGCCGCTCGATCCGGATCGAGGAGCCGCTGGACGAGTGGCGGCTGGCGAGCGCGCAGAGCCTGGCACCGGAACCCATCCCCCTGTCGGTCAAGGTGGTGCTGATCGGCAGCCCTTTCATCTACTACCTCCTCTATGCCCTCGATGAGGACTTCCGCGAGCTGTTCAAGGTCAAGGTCGACTTCGACGACTCGCTCCCGCGCACGCCCGAGTTCGAGATCTTCTACGCGCGCTTCGTGGGCAGCGCATGCCGGGACGAGGAACTGCCGGCCTTCGGCCCGGGGGCGGTCGCCAAGCTCATCGAGCACTGCTCACGGCTGGTGGCCGACCAGGCCCGGCTCACCTCCCGCCTCGGCGAGGTCCTCGACCTGATCAGGGAGTCGGCGTTCTGGGCAAGGCGGCGAGACCGCGGCGTCGTCGGCGCTGAGGACGTGCGGCACGCCATCGAGCAGAAGACCTATCGCTCGAGCCTCATCGACGAGCGGGTGCGGCGGCTGATCGGCGAGGGAACCCTGCTCATCGCCACTGACGGCCGGACGACGGGACAGGTCAACGGCATCGCCGTGCTCGACCTGGCCGATCACGCCTTCGGCCGACCGTGCCGGATCACCGCGCGCACCTTCTCGGCCGAGCCGGGCGTCGTGGACATCGAGCGGGAGGCCAAGCTTGGCGGGCCGGTCCATTCGAAGGGCGTGATGATTCTCTCGGGCTTCCTCGCGGGGCGCTATGCGCGCGAGCGGCCGCTGGCGCTGTCGGCCTCTTTGGCTTTCGAGCAGTCGTACGAGGAGGTCGAGGGCGACAGCGCCTCGTCGGCAGAGCTCTACGCACTCCTGTCGAGCCTGGCCGGCATCCCGCTCAGCCAGAGCCTCGCGGTAACAGGATCGGTGAACCAGCACGGCGAGGTCCAGCCGGTGGGCGGGATCAACGAGAAGATCGAGGGCTTCTTCGACGTGTGTGCCGCTCGCGGGCTCACGGGGCAGCAAGGGGTGATCATCCCCGCGGCCAACGTGCGCCACCTCATGCTGCGCGAGGACGTGGTCGAGGCGGTGCGGGCGGAGCGCTTCGGCGTCCACGCGGTCTCGACGGTGGACGAGGGCCTGGCGCTCCTGTCGGGCATCGAGACCGGCGTGCGCGGGCTCGACGGGCGCTATCCGGAGGGCAGCTTCAACGCGGCCGTGGAGGACACGTTGGCCGCGAACATCGAGCGTCTCAAGGAGATGCGAGCGGACGGCAAACGGCGTCTGATCCTGCAGCCGTCCGAGGAGGAGGGACAGACATGGCGACCTACGTGATGCTGACGCGACTCACCCCCGAGGCGGTCAAGGTGCCCGGCGACCTCAAGAAGCTCGAG
This genomic interval carries:
- a CDS encoding ATP-binding protein, producing the protein MMAHRLAPEELRVVCDPATLPFVSTAELPPLDGMIGQDRAVSATTFGVGMREVGYNLFVLGPSRTGKTSAMKRVLARAAEPEPVPPDYCYVHNFEDPYRPVALELPAGRGRALRQATERLTGECRTRVPRAFEGEEFERRKSEVLEQLTRGQHEEIRRLEEAARAEKFAVLRTPAGLAIAPAPQGEPLTSEEFAALPDAAKEQIGAQGSALQDRVDATVRELRRLEREAREAQEKLVGEVAAAAIRPLIQELREEFTGLPGVERYLGHVEADLMAHAEEFRALESGKPAFPLFVSPGAFLERYQVNVLVDRSGARGAPVVFEQVPTHRNLFGRVEHRAQFGALVTDFTLIKPGALHQANGGYLILAAVDVLRAVLAWDALKKAVKSRSIRIEEPLDEWRLASAQSLAPEPIPLSVKVVLIGSPFIYYLLYALDEDFRELFKVKVDFDDSLPRTPEFEIFYARFVGSACRDEELPAFGPGAVAKLIEHCSRLVADQARLTSRLGEVLDLIRESAFWARRRDRGVVGAEDVRHAIEQKTYRSSLIDERVRRLIGEGTLLIATDGRTTGQVNGIAVLDLADHAFGRPCRITARTFSAEPGVVDIEREAKLGGPVHSKGVMILSGFLAGRYARERPLALSASLAFEQSYEEVEGDSASSAELYALLSSLAGIPLSQSLAVTGSVNQHGEVQPVGGINEKIEGFFDVCAARGLTGQQGVIIPAANVRHLMLREDVVEAVRAERFGVHAVSTVDEGLALLSGIETGVRGLDGRYPEGSFNAAVEDTLAANIERLKEMRADGKRRLILQPSEEEGQTWRPT